TTTGCCTCCAACAACCTAGTAACTTCTACAGGACAAGGAATAAATCCCGTTAAAGCTTTGGAAGCGGTAATTGGAAGAAAGGAGGCTGTTTTGCAGAACAGTACCTACATTGGCAATCTCTATGGCTTGGATACTAGGCCTAAAAGTAGAAGAGTCTTGAGGGACTATTTTGTTGCTGGCACGGATAATTTTGTCGTGGCCCGCAGAAGGGCACAGGCCGGTGACTGGGAGGGCGCCGCACAATTATGGGAACAAGATGTGAACAATCCTAAAGGCAAAATTGCTGGTCGGGCCTGTTACAATATGGCGATTATCAATGAAATAAATGGCAATTTAGAGGCAGCCATTGATTGGGCCTCAAAATCGTACTCTGACTATGGAACCAAGGAGGCATTGCGCTACATTAACGTTTTGAGAAATAGAATCAATGACGAACGAATGGTAAATCAGCAATTATCCAAATAACATTCCAGTCCAAGGTTAATATTTGCAATTAAAATTGCTACTTATAACAGCGCCTTCTTATAGGTTTGAAGACAGCGTTCACGTGCTTCTTTATGGTCGACCATCTTGGAAGGATATGCACTGGTACCATATTCGGGCACCCATTCTTGAATGTATTTTTTGTTTTTGTCAAATTTTTCTACTTGGGTCATCGGGTTAAAAATACGAAAGTAAGGTGCGGCATCTACGCCACTGCCGGCGGCCCATTGCCAGTTGCCCACGTTGCTGGCCATTTCATAATCCAACAGTTTCTCGGCAAAATACGCCTCGCCCCATCGCCAGTCTATCAAAAGGTGTTTGCATAGAAAACTGGCCACCAACATGCGCACCCGGTTGTGCATGTAACCTGTATTGTTCAGTTGCCGCATACCTGCATCTACCAATGCAAAACCGGTTTTGCCCTCTTTCCAGCGTTCAAACTCTTCTTGGTTGTTGCGCCATTCGATGCGGTCGTATTTTGGTTTGAAGGCTTTGTCGACAGTTTTTGGATAGTGCCAAAGGATCTGCATAAAAAATTCGCGCCAAATGAGTTCGCTCCAGAACACTTCTTTTTTTTCGGCAATGGCCTTCTTGACCATCTTTCTGATGGATACCGTTCCGAAACGTAAATGGGGCCCTAGGCGAGAGGTGCCGTTTTGCTTGGCTGGGTAGTTTCTGGTATCTTCATAATTGGCGATAAGCTCAGACGATACGTTGTAGTCGGGAACTTTTATTCCGGAAGTTTTAAAGCCCAAATCACTTAACGAAAGATTTGGCAGACGGCTATGTTCCACAAAGTTTTTAAAAAGTGGTTCGATGGCATGTTCTCTCAGGTGTTTGTCGGGGTCAAACACCTCTTTCCACTTATTTTTGTAAGGGGTGTACACTACGTAGGGGTCGCCATCACTTTTCAGTACTTCGTCCTTTTCAAAAATAACCTGATCTTTAAAGGTTTTGAAAGAGCCCCCTTTTTCTTCAAGCAGTTGTTTTATGGCAGCATCACGCTTTTTGGCATAGGGTTCATAATCGTGGTTGGTGAACACTGTGTCAACATCGTATTCTTCAATCAATCTAGAAAATACTGCATCGGGCTTGCCCTGATAGATGGCCAAACTGCTTTGCACCCTGTCTTGTAGCTCAGAGCGCATCTTTTGCAAGGTCTCAAATATAAAGGTGACCCGGGCATCGTCTTCTGGCAGGAAATCCAAAATTTCTGTATCAAATATGAAGATGGGCATCACGGGCCGCCTACTGGTCAAAGCTTGGTAGAGCCCCACATTGTCATGTAGTCTTAAGTCCCTTCGAAACCAAAAAACATTGATCTTATCGCTCATCAATTTATGTTCAAAGTTGAAATGCCCCCATCGACACCCAATATTTGGCCGGTAATCCAACTACTGCCGCCATTTAGTAAAAATACCGCGGTTTCTGCGATATCCCCGGGTTTGCCCACCCTTTTCAAAGGATGTCTCTCAGACATGGTCTCTTTCTTTTTGTCGTTGTTGAGCAAGCGACTTGCCAATGGGGTATCGACCAACGAGGGGGCAATACAATTAACCCTGACCTTTGGGGCATATTCAGCGGCCAAAGCTTTTGCAAAACCCTCAATAGCTCCCTTGGCGGCGGCGACACTTGTATGAAAAGGCATTCCCACCCCGACGGCAACGGTACTGAAAAAGACCATACTCGAATGTTCGGCCATTTTGGGCATGATGGTCTTTACGACCTTTACCATTGAAAAGAAGTTGATATCCATGTCTTCTTTGAAAGTTTCCATGGATAACATTTTCAAAGGCTTTAAATTGATCGTACCCGGACAATAGGCAAAACCGTGGATTTTTTCAGGTATTTGGTCGCTGTCCAGTTCGTCACGGGTGGCATCAAAGGGTATGTGGGTAGTATTTGAACCATCCAGCCCTTCCTTGGTTCTAGAGGCGACGCATACATTGTGATTTTGCGAAAGTTTATTGGCCATTTCCAGGCCAATGCCATGCGAGCCACCTATCAACACTATATTTTTTTTCATCTTTATGTTAGTTCAAATTCACTTTTATATCCTTCGAAGGCACCAAAAAGTTCAATCAATTTTTCTAGTCGGTATTGAAAAATTTCATTCAATTGCTTTTTTACCAGCCATGGCTGTACCCATTGTCCAATGATTCCGAAAGGTATTTTGTAGTCAATGAGGTCTTCCATTTCAACACCGCCCTCAATTTCCCTAAGAAAATGTTTGTGGTGCCATAGGTCATAGGGGCCAAACCGCTGCTCGTCAACAAAATATTCCCCTTCTTTCACATGGGTGATTTCGGTGACCCATTTGGTTGAATAGCCCTTAAAAGGCTTTACGACATATTGGATGATCTGGCCTTGGTACATGGGCCTGTCGGCCCCGGACAAAATTTGAAAACCCATATGGTCTGGCGTAATTACCTGTAAGTTTCTAGGGTCTGATAGAAACTCCCATGCTTCAGACTTCGAGATGGGGAGGGCTTGTTTGGCCCAAAGACGGTATAGCTTCATTTTTAAGTTTTAACAAAAATAGCGAGCATTTTGTTTAATAAAAATATTAAATAGTTAAACAATTAATAAAATGCGGAGCAGACATCATCGTTCACCGTAAATCTTGAATATTCAGCGGATTGCTAAGGTGGCTATGCCGCTTGTTTGTATCTTTCAGCAGTAAAATTGGTCATGAGAACACTGGTTTACATTGTCATATTTCTTGGTTCTGCGTTT
This portion of the Flagellimonas lutaonensis genome encodes:
- a CDS encoding cryptochrome/photolyase family protein, producing MSDKINVFWFRRDLRLHDNVGLYQALTSRRPVMPIFIFDTEILDFLPEDDARVTFIFETLQKMRSELQDRVQSSLAIYQGKPDAVFSRLIEEYDVDTVFTNHDYEPYAKKRDAAIKQLLEEKGGSFKTFKDQVIFEKDEVLKSDGDPYVVYTPYKNKWKEVFDPDKHLREHAIEPLFKNFVEHSRLPNLSLSDLGFKTSGIKVPDYNVSSELIANYEDTRNYPAKQNGTSRLGPHLRFGTVSIRKMVKKAIAEKKEVFWSELIWREFFMQILWHYPKTVDKAFKPKYDRIEWRNNQEEFERWKEGKTGFALVDAGMRQLNNTGYMHNRVRMLVASFLCKHLLIDWRWGEAYFAEKLLDYEMASNVGNWQWAAGSGVDAAPYFRIFNPMTQVEKFDKNKKYIQEWVPEYGTSAYPSKMVDHKEARERCLQTYKKALL
- a CDS encoding SDR family NAD(P)-dependent oxidoreductase gives rise to the protein MKKNIVLIGGSHGIGLEMANKLSQNHNVCVASRTKEGLDGSNTTHIPFDATRDELDSDQIPEKIHGFAYCPGTINLKPLKMLSMETFKEDMDINFFSMVKVVKTIMPKMAEHSSMVFFSTVAVGVGMPFHTSVAAAKGAIEGFAKALAAEYAPKVRVNCIAPSLVDTPLASRLLNNDKKKETMSERHPLKRVGKPGDIAETAVFLLNGGSSWITGQILGVDGGISTLNIN
- a CDS encoding SRPBCC family protein, translated to MKLYRLWAKQALPISKSEAWEFLSDPRNLQVITPDHMGFQILSGADRPMYQGQIIQYVVKPFKGYSTKWVTEITHVKEGEYFVDEQRFGPYDLWHHKHFLREIEGGVEMEDLIDYKIPFGIIGQWVQPWLVKKQLNEIFQYRLEKLIELFGAFEGYKSEFELT